A stretch of DNA from Gymnodinialimonas sp. 57CJ19:
GTCGTCGTCACGCCGCCGGTAACGTTCAATCGCCTCGGGCAGCAGATGCAATCGGTCACGATCCACGATCCCGGTTGATCGCACGAAACCCGCCAAGGAACGTGCCGTGAATGCTCCACGGGAGAAACCGAATATGTAAATCTCATCGCCCGGCTCATGCATGAACACCAAATGGCGATACGCCTCGATGACGTTATCCATCAGACCCCAGCCGAAGGCGCCGCCCAGTAATCTATCGGTGAAACGCGCCATCGCCGTCACGCCGCGCCCGCTGCCCACGCCCTCCACATAGATCGGGATTTGAGGCACACCGTCGGTCCCGGTTGCGGCTATGGCGCGTGCCAGTCGGACCACGTTCGTGGGGTCCTTGGCGTCGGAATGGTTCCAAGTCCCATCGCATAAAATCACAATCCGTTTCACGGCGAACCTTCCCTTGCGTCACCTCAAAGATGTGTCCGCCCGGTGGCAACTGCAAGAGCACCTTGCACCGCCCCCCAAAATGGGTCATCGCACCATGGCACCTCGTCGGAGATCGCCGTGTCCGCTCCCCCCTCTGTCCCGCAAGAAACGCCCACCGGCCTTACCGCGCCCGCGCCGCGTCTGGCGGTCATTTTTATCCTCAGCGCCACGGCATTCATCGCGGCCACGACGCTGATCGCCAAGGCCCTTGGCACCGACGTCCTTGGCCCGGCACTGCATCCGCTGCAAGTCAGCCACGGGCGGTTTCTGTTTGCCTGGATCACCATTGCCTGTGTGGTGGCGGTGATGCGGCCCGCTTTTGTGCGGCCCTCTTGGGGGTTGCACATCGGGCGCACCGTAACGGGATTTACCGGCGTGACCTGCATGTTTGCTGCTGCGGCGATGATCCCTTTGGCGGATGCAACGGCGATCTCGTTTCTGAACCCGGTGTTCGGGATGATCCTGGCGATTCCGATTCTCGGAGAGAAAGTCGGCAAATGGCGCTGGCTGGCTGCCGCGATTGCCTTTACCGGCGCGTTGATCCTGATCCGCCCCGGCGCGGGCGCAATTGCGCCGGGCGCCTTGCTGGCCTTGGGCGCGGCCATGGCGTTGGGGTTGGAGCTGACGTTCATCAAACGCCTTTCAGGGCGCGAGGCCCCGTTGCAGATCCTGTTCATCAACAACGGCCTCGGCGTGGGCATCGCCACGCTGGCAGTGGTGGCGTTCTGGCAACCGCCCACCATGGCGCAATGGGCAGGACTGGCGGGTTTGGGGGTGGTGATGGCCACCGCACAGGCCTGCTTCGTGAACGCCATGGCCCGCGCCGACGCCAGCTTTGTGACGCCGTTCTCTTACCTTACGCTGATCTTCGCGGCGGCCTATGAC
This window harbors:
- a CDS encoding DMT family transporter — translated: MAVIFILSATAFIAATTLIAKALGTDVLGPALHPLQVSHGRFLFAWITIACVVAVMRPAFVRPSWGLHIGRTVTGFTGVTCMFAAAAMIPLADATAISFLNPVFGMILAIPILGEKVGKWRWLAAAIAFTGALILIRPGAGAIAPGALLALGAAMALGLELTFIKRLSGREAPLQILFINNGLGVGIATLAVVAFWQPPTMAQWAGLAGLGVVMATAQACFVNAMARADASFVTPFSYLTLIFAAAYDFAIFGVAPTGLTYLGAAIIVAGAALLAWREARAGKPPQAPISAPQAQP